Genomic DNA from Bifidobacterium sp. ESL0769:
ATTCGCAGATGACCGATCTTGGCGTGGCCACGCAGGATTCGACCACGATCACTTCCAAGACCGTGCAAGGGCTCAATTCGCAACCCGCCAACTATATCCGCAACTCGGTGAAGGCCACGGTGGATGCCTACGATGGTTCGGTGGACCTTTATACTTGGGATACGAAGGATCCGGTCATCAAGGCCTGGCAGAAGATTTTCCCGGGCCAATACCATCCGATCTCGGATATTTCCGGCCAGTTGATGAGCCACTTGCGTTACCCGGAAAGCCTCTTCAAGGTTCAGCGCCAGCTGCTTGCCAAGTATCACGTCGGCGATGCAAAACAATTCTTCTCGGGCGAGGACTTCTGGCAGACCCCGGTCGATCCTACGGAATCTCCTACCAAGAGAGACCACAATGTGCTGCAGCCTCCCTATTACCTGACCCTTAAAACCGGAGGGTCGAAGCGTCCGCTGTTCTCGTTGACCTCGACATACATCCCGGCCGGCAATTCGTCGGTAAGAAGGGAAAATCTGACCGGTTTCCTGTCGGTGGATTCCGATGCGGGAGGTCAGAAGGGCAAAATCGGTCCGAATTATGGAACGATACGGCTCCAGGAGTTGCCAAAGGATGCGAACGTACCCGGACCGGGGCAGGCTCAGAACAATTTCAATACCAATGCGACTGTGGCCACGCAGCTCAATCTTTTGGGCAGCAAGGAATCCAATAGCAAGGTATCCACCAACGTGGTGCAGGGCAATCTGCTTACCCTTCCGCTTGGCGGAGGACTGGTGTATGTCGAGCCGATTTATGTGCAGTCGAGCGGTGGCACTGGATTCCCCTTGCTGAAGAAGGTCCTGGTGGCCTTCGGCGATCAGGTCGGATTTGCCGATACGCTGGATGAGGCGCTCGATCAGGTCTTCGGCGGCGATTCCGGTGCTTCTGCGGGCGACGCCGAGAACAAGGGCGGTGGCGCTGCTGCGGCTGGCGATTCGTCGTCCGGTGATTCTTCTACCGGCGACACTTCTTCAGGTGGTTCCGCCACTCAAGGTGACACCAGCGGCAAGAGCAGCACCTCAGGTACGTCCGGTACGTCCGGAAACGCTGCCAGCAATCCAGACCTGAAGGACGCCTTGAGCAAGGCCAGCCAGGCGATGAAGGACTCGGACGCTGCCATGAAGAAGGGCGACTGGGCGGCCTACGGCAAGGCCCAGCAGGAGCTTAACGATCAGTTGAACCGCGCCTTGCAGTCGGAAGGTCAGCAGTAACAGGCTGTCGAATCCGGTAAACCGGTAAGCGGTAGATTACGATAACGGCGTTATACGAACGGCAGTGTTTCATTTGCTGTTCATATAACGCCGTTACCATATCTAAACGTTACGGTTTCGAACGAGGTTTTAACGTTACGGTTTCTGGCGAGTCTGAACGGCTTACTTTCGGACAGGTCCAAGCCGTATACTTTTGGATAAGTTTTTAGGTTTTGGAATAGGGGCAGCCATGATTCGAGCGGCGCAGGACAGCGATTTGCAGGCAATCACTGACATCTACAACGAGGCGGTTGTCGCTGGTGGGTCCACCGCCGACTTGAAACCTCGCACCATCGACCAGCGTCGTGAGTGGGTGGCTGAACATGAACCGCGCCGTGATTTTCCTGTGGTCGTCTTGGAAGACGAGAGTGGGAAAGTGGTCGGTTTCGGCTCCCTGTCGCGTTTCCATCCCCGTGCCGGTTACGACGGAGTTGTTGAGCTGAGCTATTACATCGCCACCGCCGCGCAATATCAAGGATATGGTACCCAGATGGTCTCCTGGCTCATCAACAAAGCCAAGGAACTCGGCAATCGCAAGGCCATCGGACTGATTTTTGCCAGTAACTCCGGCTCCATCGCTCTGATGAAGCATTTCGGCTTCACCCGTTACGGCTTCCTTCCTAAGGCTTGCTGGGACGGTCACGGTTATCTCGACATGTCTTACTGGTACCTCGATTTGTGATAGCAGCAGGTTGATTGTCTGCAGCTTCATGCGTTCACCGGTAGGCGTAGCTAAGCGTCTCTTGGAATCGGTATGATGGATGTCAGATAACCGCATTTCGGGGCGTTTTGTCATGCCCGGATACAGGCGGTTTGTGAGAATAGACCTGAGATATCGCTTGTATATCGCCGAAAAGAAAGAACGTAGCGCGAGATGGCATCACAATTCTGGTTGATTGCAGGACTGGGCAACCCCGGCAAGAAGTACGAAGGCACCCGCCACAACATGGGGTTCATGGTCGCTGATGTCTTGGCGGAACGCTGGTCGGTGAATCTTAGTGATCATAAAGGATTGGCCGAACTGGGCAAAGGTATCATGAACCTCAGCGGCAAAAGCATGAAGTTCTTCCTCGCCAAGCCGCTGACCTATATGAACGATTCCGGCGATGCGGTCTCGTCGATCTCAGAGTATTACGATATCGATCCAAGCCGCGTCATCGCCATCCACGACGATATGGATCTCGATTTCGGACGTATCAAGGTGAAAGCCGGCGGCTCTGCAGGCGGTCACAACGGCATTCGCTCGATCGACAAATCGCTGGGCACCAACAAGTATTCGCGCGTCCGTATGGGTACCGGCCACGCTGCTCGTGGACCGCATGCCCACGAAAATACCATCAACTGGGTGCTCGGCGGCTTCTCTGCGGCCCAACGCAAGGAGCTTCCCGAATTCCTCGCCGATGGTGCTGACGCGGTGGAAACCATCATGTTTGAAGGCATGAGCGAGGCGCAGGAGCGGTTCAATGGCCGCTGAAACGAAGGGCCGTTCCGTAAAAGTATCGAATCGTAAGAGCAAGGATAAAGCAGAAACGTCTCCATCGAAGCCAGCAACGAAACCGGTAAAAAATTCGGGTCAAGACACTAAAAAAGAAGAACAATTGCAAGATATGTCCGGTGCACTTGCCGGATTTCTGCCGCGTCTTGACGATGACGGGGCGTTTCGCGATCTGCTGGCCGGTGAGATTGAGCCGCCGGAAGGTGCGGCCGACCAAGCGTTGACCGTCGGCGCTCCCGAGGGCATCAGGCCGGCGCTCGCTGCCGCGCGTGCGCAATATTCCTCCGTGGTGATGGTGGTGTCTTCGAGCCGCGAGGCTGAGGAAACCGTCAACTCCATCCGTTCGTGGTATGGGGGAGACCCCAATGAAGTCAGCCAGCTCGAGGCTTGGGAAACCCTGCCGCACGAACGCCTTTCACCGCGTGCCGACACTGTGGCCAGCCGTATGGCCGTCTTCCGCAGGCTCTGCCACCCGAAAGACGGCAGCGAAATGTTCGGCCCGATCCGCATTCTGGTGATGCCGGTGCGTTCGCTGATTCAGCCGGTGGTCGCCGGTTTGGGCGACGTGGAACCGTTGGTGTTCAAAGTCGGCAGCGAGATTCCGCTGGACGAGGTTTCCGCACGTCTGGTCGAAAACGCGTATACCCGTGTCGATCTGGTCGTCAACCGCGGCGAGTTCGCGGTGCGCGGCGGCATCGTCGATGTGTTTTCGCCGACACTTCCGCATCCGGTGCGTATCGAGTTCTTCGGCGACGAGATCGACACCATCAAGGAATTCCACGCCTCCGACCAGCGCACGTACGGCGACGGCATCGATGTCGTCTGGGCCACGCCATGCCGCGAACTGCAGCTGACCGACAAGGTTCGTACCCGCGCCAAATCATTGATTGGCCGGATTCCCAACGCCGACGATATGCTGCAATCCATCGCCGATTCCATTCCGGTGGAAGGTATGGAATCGCTGATTCCCGCTCTGATTGACGACATGCAGCCGGTGGCCACGATGCTGCCCCGCGACGCGGTCATCATGCTTTCCGACCCCGAAAAGCTTCGCCGCGCCGCCGCTGATCTTGCCAAAACCGCCAATGAGTTCCTTGCCGCGAGTTGGCATGTGGCCGCAAGCGGTCACGGAGCAGGTGCACCCATCAGCTTCGACCAGGCGAGTTTCCTCGATTTCGACGAGACCATCCGTTCGTTGGAATTCTCCAACCACGACGTGTGGCGGCTCACCAGTTTCGGCGTCGACAAGACCATGGCTGGCCAAGTCCAGCTCGATGCGTCGGTTCCCGAGGAATATCGCGGTGACGAAAAGCGCGCAAAGACGGGTGTCGAGGGTCTGATTGACGACGGTTTCGAGGTAACGATTACCGCTGCCGCCAACGGCACGTTGTCCCGTTTGAAGCGTGCGCTCGGCCAGACCGGCGTGACGCGGTTCGACACCGTGCGTTCGCAGGCCATGGACGGATTC
This window encodes:
- a CDS encoding GNAT family N-acetyltransferase, coding for MIRAAQDSDLQAITDIYNEAVVAGGSTADLKPRTIDQRREWVAEHEPRRDFPVVVLEDESGKVVGFGSLSRFHPRAGYDGVVELSYYIATAAQYQGYGTQMVSWLINKAKELGNRKAIGLIFASNSGSIALMKHFGFTRYGFLPKACWDGHGYLDMSYWYLDL
- the pth gene encoding aminoacyl-tRNA hydrolase, with the protein product MASQFWLIAGLGNPGKKYEGTRHNMGFMVADVLAERWSVNLSDHKGLAELGKGIMNLSGKSMKFFLAKPLTYMNDSGDAVSSISEYYDIDPSRVIAIHDDMDLDFGRIKVKAGGSAGGHNGIRSIDKSLGTNKYSRVRMGTGHAARGPHAHENTINWVLGGFSAAQRKELPEFLADGADAVETIMFEGMSEAQERFNGR